The window tgatcatttttgtattcacctccattgtctgtgcgaatacacttgatcctcctgcctgtctgattctccaccatcgtcttccatttgagaaaaattctcaacacttcatctttgctcttcattgtatacacccatactcttcgggaaaaatcatcaacaaaggttacaaaatagtgcttcccacccaatgaaggtgttttggaaggaccccaaacatcagagtgtacataatccaaaatgcctttagtattatggatcgctgtaccaaatttaacccttgtctgtttccctttgacacaatgctcacaaaactccaagttgcaagcctttactccttttaacaatccttgatctgatagagttttcaaggattttcctccagcatgtctcaagcgcatgtgccatagcttggttgcttctgcctctttgtcgtcactagATGTCACTGtcgttgtcccaataactgtactgccacgatagcggtacatattattattcttccgattagccttcattaccactagtgcaccggagcatactctcatcactccattttctgcaatgattttgaacccttttgattccagggctcccacagagatgagattcttcttcaaatccggtacatatcgaacatctgtcaatgttctgatcattccatcatggttccttaatcgtattgaaccaatgccatatgaggtaagagggctgttatccgctgtgtggatgactccatattctccttcttgaaattccacaaaccagtccctgttgggacacatatgatggctacaagccgagtccatcaaccatatatCTGATGATGttaatgactctgttgtaactaatgagaagtctgaatcatcacaatcagctacatttgaatccataatggcctttccattattatatttggccttattcttcaacttcggacagtctttcttctagtgccctttttctcgacaaaaggcacattcatctttgctgggtctggatcttgacttggatcttcccttctttgtcctcgtttgaatTTGAGGATGACCCCTCACAAATaatgcttctccttctccgcccttctgtttttctcgctttctttgttcatagctgtacaaagccgaacaaacttctctgagagaaacttcgtcatttccatggagtagagtagtttcaaggtgctcgtactcatcaggaagtgacgccaacaacatcaaggccaagtcaccatcatcataagttgtatccatattttgcaaatctgtaaccaacttattgaaactggtgatatgttcattcatcgtggtaccaggaacataggtgaagtgaaacaatctcttcttcatgtacaatttattttgactgtttttcttcaaaaatttatcctccagtgctttccataatctacttgcagaagtttcctttgtgtatggatatttctgctctctagcaaggtaggatcgaatggtaccgcaagcaacacggttgagaatcttccaatcttcttctccaataacatctggtttcttttcttcaatggccagatctagcccttgttgaaaaaggacatctagaacctcgccttgccacatcccaaaatgcccggacccgtcaaaaatttctaccgcaaatttcgcatttgacacaattcttgtcataagagaagatgccaatgatgacgtattgttgacacttgatgtagattcttcttgtttattatcTCCCATAtctgacacaaatattatttaatagctgacgacacaaatcaagattatttcctttctgatgtagaagatcagactaagctgcaactacaaagcatacttagacagtaccttggctctgataccaattgttgcggaagtcaaatgtatagagtgtgaataagtcacaactactataccaaaatttatgacagccaccaaataataaataagacaacaaagcaacaataaagggaacaccagaatttacgaggttcggctaattttgcctactcctcggacacaaccaatattttattccactccaaaaatacaagtgaaataatactaaagagagaagatacaaatgccttaaacagatgagaaggcaaatgagaggtgtgtttaaaacctaaacattaagccttcttttatagggggaaaattcccccaacttttgttttcccaccgatgtgggacaaacattTTGTCAAATTCAACACAGCTAACTGAAACTATAGAAGCAACAACTAACTGAGACCAACAGGTTTGAATAAATAAATCAGCTTATCATAAATCTGTATAAAGTGCGTTGAAAACTTTTCGTTGTAGAAAAAAATGCACAAATTTTTAATCTGTTTATGTTGAGACTAACTGGTTTGAATCACAACGAAAACCCCTTTGTTTGTGCCATCTCTTAACATCATCTGTTTTGATGGATGGTTTAGTTTAAGTCTCTGGGAAGCATGAAAACCATAAgtcagttacaaaataaaaacttcagctctagagctgaagtttgctagttacaaaacaaaaaacttcagctctagagctgaagttcggcagttacaaaaacaaaaacttcagtctcgtctactagaatgctgaagttttgcgtgattgtctttgctactttagccccgtatgctgaagttacgcaaaaaaagtgggtacgcttgcaattttttttttgcaaagtggacacaagttaaaacgtgacccaatatgcgggtatagatgcaaatgcccctttTAAACTTATAAATACCCCTCTTTATTTCCAACGCTTCTCACATAAATACTGTCACATACTCTCTCTAAAAGTCTCACAACTCCGCCTCTCAATTCAGGATATCAATAATTTTAGTCtctcaacttggtgattggagaTCTAAATTTGTGGATCAGCTCAACTTCAATTAATGCTTTCATTATTTTTAGTTTCGTCAATTTGATACATTTGTTCctactatttattttaattattcgtgttatatattatttgttagCCTTTCTAAAATATAATGGCATATTCCTTATCTCCTTCCACATtgaataaaaaaggaaataacaTATGGGATAAAGAATGCTGAAGTAGAATGAACTAATGATTCaattcagacttacttataccAATACCAAAAGAATATGATAcaaaataaaaggaggaagaggAGCTAGATCCACCCCCAACTAGTTAAACACACTGTCGTAAGCAAACATCTATGGTATGAAATTATTTCGAGGAGATTCCTAATGAAAATAGAGCTCATAGAGGTTGACTTGGTTACACATACAACAAATGACATACTAAACATAACCAATTGAAATATTTAACTGTTAGGATAACCTATACTCGTGAGAGAATTTTTTGGGCAGATGCTTCAACTTCTCGTCCCATAATATTACACCTAACCAAACTTGAAATTGTGTTCATCACCATTTTAGCATCATTCAATCTATTGCCACTAGCTAATTTCTTATACAAGTAGCTATCAAATGTCATCCTTTGGACATACTCATCTCCACATAACTCCACTAATGCTTCCCTTGCTGCATTGCTACCATAAAACACTTTTTGCAATATATCCAAAAACTTGAAAGTTGTGAAATACTTGTCATCCCACTTTCTTAAATACTCCCTTTTCAAATCATCTTCACTAATCATCTTCTCTCCGCCTTCTGAGGCCTTCGCTATTGCTTCCCCACAAATTCTTCCACTTTTTGCTGCAAAATATATTCCTTCGCCTGAACATTTTGTCACGTATCCTGCCGCATCTCCTACTAGAGCAACTCGTCCACGTACCCGAATCGGGCGCGGATGCTCCGGTATTGGATGCGCCTCCACTTTAATCACTCGTCCGCCGTCAATCTTTGATTTGACTCGGGCTCTGATACCATGCTGAAATAACTTGATATTAGACTTTGAGCACATCGTGCCCGTCCCCACTGCCACGTGGTCACATTTGGGAAACACCCACGCGTAAAAATCGGGTGACACGTCATTCCCCACGTACATCTCAGCCAAATTTTCGTAATACCCCATTTTGTCCTCGGGCAATTTAATCCTCTCTTGGAAAGCAATGGCAGTAGCGTAATTTCCAGCTTTGATCGATTTAGCCACCCGGCTATTGGCTCCGTCGGCGCCGACGATAACATCGACGGCAAGCTGACGCTGGCAATTATCCATAGTGTAATGAATCACATACGGCTCGTGCGAGGATGTAGGGACCACAAGGTTAGTGACGAGTGCTTTCATGAGAGTGGCGCCGCTAGACTCGGCGCGGCGGCGGAGGAACGAGTCGAGAACTTCACGGCGGAGCATGGCGATGAACTCGTGAGGTTTTAGGGTTTTGCCGAAATCGACGACGAGATTCGACGGAGAAATGATTCTCATCTGAGTGACGCGGCGATCGATGAGGTGATAAGGTAGTGAGAACTCGTCGAGCATGCAAAGAGGAATGGCGCCGCCGCATGGCTTGGCCGAAGCTGGGCTGCGTTCGAAGAGGAAAGTTTCGACTCCTCCGCTGGCTAAAGCTTCTGCAGCTGAAGATCCAGCTGGGCCGCCGCCTATAACGGCTGCTCGAAGCTTGGAGACAACTGGATTTATGGGTTTGTGTTTGAAGTAATGGTATTGCTTTTGTGGGTTTTGGGTTTTGAGTGAAACTGGAAGACAGTGAAGAGGGTGAAGAAGGTGTGTTTGGGCGGCCATTTTTGATTAAAAGGGTTTTAAGGGATTAATGTTTGGTAGGTTATAATGAGATTATATATAATTAAGCTAAAGATGGTAAAGATAGTGCTAAGTTCTGaactttggtttattttaatGCTTTGGGTTTTGTTCAAAGCAGTTTAGCAGGTGTAGTTGGTGGAAAGGTTGGGTAATTTTGTAAATTCTCAAACAAGTTTGATTGTTTAAAATTTAAATCAATTGGTATATGTGTACTTATTATATTTATACTCAGTGAAGAATTATAATTAATGTTTGCAATGTTTTTGTTGTTTGTGAAGTAGAAAATGGTAGAATCTTAAGAGTTGGATAGTGACTGAtgtctcaatagagtgagaataaGGACTTCTTGTTGCTGTCTTCTTCAATCGAGGATTGATTGCTCATAGTTTTTTAGTATGTCAATATCATGCTGCCTTCATTTGTAAAAAGTAgagatatttttaaaagaaagtgaCTGGCTTTGGTACTACACAATGAGATTTCTCTTTCTTGCTTTGTCCTCCCAAATAGGTTGTAGAGGCTTTGTTTACATGTTATTTTGCTTTATatgttaatgatattgaagtagAGTTTTGGCTTTGGGGTTTGATGCTGTTTGCTGTAGTATGTTAGTGATGTTATAAGTAGACTTTTATGGGAAATCTTATTCTGTAGCTTGATCATTGCACATGTATTTATTTGAATATCTGTTTTGATTTTGATGGTCCTCTCCTCTTGCTCTTCCAGTAAAAGAAATGCATATTCAGGTCTCTGAGAGAATTAAGGAGATCACTGTCTGGTAAAACATAGTATAATTTTCCGGGAAGAAGCTGCTTTCAGCAACAAATTTGGAAGAGGTAAGATCATTGCCTTCAAGTTTTTTACTGTGTATCATGCTTCCCTTCTGAATCTTGTTCTGCTAAATGCATTGATGTCGATACATTTGATTATTTTGCGCGCTGTACTGTTAATAAAACAGTGTGGCTTATACTAGCGAAAGTGGCAAATAGTAAGACTTTACCAATATGGTATAACaaatatgatataataaaaatgtgtgGAGCTTCACGCTATTGCAGCAACTTCCATTTAGAGTTtgccagtgttatcaaaggcgaaagcGCAAAAAAACTCTAATGTCCGTTGGGGCTTTAAGCTtaaagcgcaaataaagcgtggACTTTAATGAAAAAAGACGCAActggagaaaaagtaaaaatatgtgtATGTAGTCTAAGACTAAAGATTATAAGCTAACAagtatatggacaaagaaattgaaaaaaaaaattatgataaagtgaaatatcaattgtttaatgTCGCATTTTCAGGATtacactcattggcaaggaaaagtatgtcTTGGAGCCTTGATGCGATACTAAAGCGCCCacaaagcgaggcgaagcgctcaacatgttttgagcctcgcttcagggcttaagcgcgcctttaacAACACTGGAGTTTCCAGGACCTACGATAATAATGTTGTTAGTTGTTAGTCAATGGAAGCcactaattaaaaaaaaaagccaTTAATTCTTCATTGTAAACTCTCTATGGTGGTTCTTGATTTAGACTTTAGAGTTTCCTTGTATTGATCAAGCCAGTGGATATTAATGTTGAGGTTTGGACTTTCTAGACCAATATGAGGTTTTCTATATGCACAATCAAATGCATTAGCAAAAGAGGTGCCTCCATATTCTCACTTTTGAAAATTCAGTATCCATAATGTTGAGGTTTGGACTTACTagctcctttttcttcttttcctttgtaagaAAATTTTTGCATTCAACCAATGAAGCTCTCCTAGCTTGCTTATAATGAGAAGTCAGAACTCAACTCCCATATGAGATGGGACATGGATGGATTCTCATTTGTATTTATAGAAATATCCAAGacaattgggttgaaaatgaatGAATATGTGAAGCCATTTAGCGAAATTTTGGTTTGTGATTGGGGATTCTATCATTTACTGTTCCTGCCTTTTATTTTAACTTATATATTGGACGTTATACATTAATTTCAAAAATTGTGCGAGTTAAAAGTAAATAAAAGCCATCAACAACTAGGCATAAGGTTACAACAATCAAGTACATCCAATGAATGAAATTGTATCATAGGTGTCTTTACACAATACTATGTCAAATGAACATGGATATCACACCATTGTATACCATGAAAACTCATTCATTGAACAGATGATGTTCCTTTGTACATATATGTTTTCTCATCCCTATGTGATCTAACAACTGGCACCCGTTTAGTTCAGGAAATGGAAACACCATTTCTTAtgttattatttcttttttttttaaaaaaaaattactattgtttgtttccttgtttctttctttttcaaggCGCTTCCACATAATAATCTTCCTGTCTCCTCTCTTAAACTTAGGCTTTAGGCCTGAGTTGTAACTTCGTGTGCTTAGGAAAGTTGGGGCATCAAAAGAGTATATGAACAAAAGGTAAAGGCTTGTAATGAGGTTGCCAAAGGAGAAAGTTAACGGCTCAATGTGATTCTCCAACAATTCTTAGGATACTATAACAGTTCTTATGTCAACTTGCATGTTGTACCATGTATGGTCCAAATATATATGTAACTTCCATTGGTACAAAGTTCATCAGTCATTAATTACTTGTATCAGATTATTAAAATAGATGTTATTGCCTCGTAACTAATTAGTTGATTTCTTTAGTTAAACATGAGGTGACCTCCACAAATTGATCGAAGTTTCCTTCCTTGAGATTTGCTCGTATTGAAATGATCCTTTTGGTTGTCAATGAGAAAATGTTCAAGAGAAACTGATTTCACACAAACTATTAGCATAGATATAACATTAGCTTGTGGAATTAAAGCATCCCAGCTATTACAATCTATAATTTTCACTCTAATCAATCATCTGCAGGCACCGATCCGATCCCAATTTGTAAAGGAGCCATCTGACTCAAAGTTGTGGTCCTTAATGCTCCTGGTTGATTTTATCGGACCAGGTGTACCTTTTAAGCATGGTGATCTTTGTGAGAACCCAGTAACACTTCCAATCCTACTTGCTACTGTAACATCACTGTTGATAGAAGATATGGGAGATAGTTTGTACTTATAGGGAGAATTAATCTCCGAGTAAACATCGGTGTTAAGAGGTCTTAGCCTTGGTGAGCTCAATGATCTTGCTTTTGCTCTTGCAGATTCAGTGGCTGCCATGTATGTTGGAAGAGCAGGAGAGCCCATGAAAGAATTATCATCTCCGCTCGAGTGCTGTCTTCTGTGGTGAAATGATCTTCTTGGAACATATATTGGAGAAACCAATTCTTGATCTGTATGGTATTGTTTTGGTAAAGTCCTCGGTTTAATATCTTTTCTCTCACATTCCTCTTTGTTTCTTGCTGAGAAAAGTGTATCCAAGTTTTTAAGGTCATCTCTTTTGGCCAGCTGAGCATCTACCCATTGTTCTAACCAGTATCGGCGTCTTCCATTTATTTCTGTCTCTGTTGACCTCTGCAAGTAGAAAGAATACCCCTTGCGAAATAAATCATAGTCTGTGATAAATGCGATCAGGATTTCAGAAATCAAACTATAAGATACTTACTCGATGGCTTAACCAGTATTCTCTTATACGTTCTCTCTTGATAGCAGCCTCCCTTTTGCTTGAGAACAACTTGTTTGTCTCTTCCTTGGATAAAAATCGATTGTCCCACCTTCTCTGGCTGTTTAGATCAATCTGCAAATTGTAAAAGAATTGACTAAGCTGTTATTATACCTTAAGTTAGAGATGATTATCTAGTAAATACTACTCTCATCACCATAACGATTTGGTTCTACACTTGGATCAATAACATAAGCATGTTCTATActgcattttttttttcttctgcagAATTTCTGAAAGTGATCGGATTATAGTTATATTTGTAAAATATTATATCGCCATGTTATTTGTGATACCTTTATATCTTTCTCTCCCACATCCAGCAACGTGTTTTCTTGACAATGTACCGTGGTTTTCACCAGATCACATCTCTTTGCACAGACTTCTGACTGAATGTTTACAATTGACTGCAAGGACTTAAGGGTAGCAATAGCCTGACGTCGAACAGCCCTTCCGCGAACAATAGCTTGAAGCCTGACTAGTGCCTTTAGTGCTCTCAAAGCTTTTCTTGCCTGAAATTGAATTCATTGGTTAAATAAAACATTTCCTTGTGAATGCAGAGATACAGAAGAAACGGTCAGGTTTAGTAGATTGAGGAAAACAAAAGATTGGGAAGAAAAACATACAAGATAACCACGAAAAGCTGTCTGAATTTTGATGGCAGCAAGATGTTCAATCTTTCTCTCATAGAGGTAGAAGTACTGTGGCACTTGGCCATGAAGAGTCAATTTTGACAATCCAAGAGTTTCATTTTTGGGCTCATGGATAGATTCAGTGCCTTCTTTTAAGGAAGCCATTTCAGCTTCAACCTCTGGTGTTTTAGCAGCTGCTTTAGCTTCATCAATTCTTTCAACATCAACATTTATAGTAGGCTTACTCTGCTTCTCTTCTGCTTTCTGGTGTCTCCTTTCCCTTGGTGGTGACAAGGCCGAGGACGCCGCCGCCAATCTCCTGATCTTTAGCCTTGCAAATACCCATCTCTTCCTCTTTGCCTATTGATACAGTAACTATGCAATGTCACTAAAACTTGGATA is drawn from Nicotiana tabacum cultivar K326 chromosome 22, ASM71507v2, whole genome shotgun sequence and contains these coding sequences:
- the LOC107769989 gene encoding geranylgeranyl diphosphate reductase, chloroplastic-like, yielding MAAQTHLLHPLHCLPVSLKTQNPQKQYHYFKHKPINPVVSKLRAAVIGGGPAGSSAAEALASGGVETFLFERSPASAKPCGGAIPLCMLDEFSLPYHLIDRRVTQMRIISPSNLVVDFGKTLKPHEFIAMLRREVLDSFLRRRAESSGATLMKALVTNLVVPTSSHEPYVIHYTMDNCQRQLAVDVIVGADGANSRVAKSIKAGNYATAIAFQERIKLPEDKMGYYENLAEMYVGNDVSPDFYAWVFPKCDHVAVGTGTMCSKSNIKLFQHGIRARVKSKIDGGRVIKVEAHPIPEHPRPIRVRGRVALVGDAAGYVTKCSGEGIYFAAKSGRICGEAIAKASEGGEKMISEDDLKREYLRKWDDKYFTTFKFLDILQKVFYGSNAAREALVELCGDEYVQRMTFDSYLYKKLASGNRLNDAKMVMNTISSLVRCNIMGREVEASAQKILSRV
- the LOC107769988 gene encoding protein IQ-DOMAIN 11-like, which codes for MAKKKSWFNLLKRIFVSESESRLEKAKRKRWVFARLKIRRLAAASSALSPPRERRHQKAEEKQSKPTINVDVERIDEAKAAAKTPEVEAEMASLKEGTESIHEPKNETLGLSKLTLHGQVPQYFYLYERKIEHLAAIKIQTAFRGYLARKALRALKALVRLQAIVRGRAVRRQAIATLKSLQSIVNIQSEVCAKRCDLVKTTVHCQENTLLDVGEKDIKIDLNSQRRWDNRFLSKEETNKLFSSKREAAIKRERIREYWLSHRRSTETEINGRRRYWLEQWVDAQLAKRDDLKNLDTLFSARNKEECERKDIKPRTLPKQYHTDQELVSPIYVPRRSFHHRRQHSSGDDNSFMGSPALPTYMAATESARAKARSLSSPRLRPLNTDVYSEINSPYKYKLSPISSINSDVTVASRIGSVTGFSQRSPCLKGTPGPIKSTRSIKDHNFESDGSFTNWDRIGACR